DNA sequence from the Polyangia bacterium genome:
TACACGCTGTAAAACTTCACGCCTGGTGCCAGCGCTGTGCGCCGCTCGGGTAGAGCGTGCCGTGGCGTCCACTCTTGCGGTCTTCGATCTTCGCGGGGTACGCGCTCGCCAGTGTCGCCATGAAGTCCTGGCACTCGGTGAGCGTCGGAAACTCGTGCGTCTCGCCGCCGTTCGACGGATGCAGGATCAGGCGGTAGCGCTTGGGGCGGATCGGATCGGGCGGGGGTGGGCTGTCGTGCATCGGGGAGACTCCCGTCAGGGTTGTGAGGGGTGAACGGCGACGAGTCTACGGCGCGAGCCGGGGCGTGTCAAGAGGCGGCGACCTTCGCCGGGCGGTTCTGGGCGAGCCACTCCCCGATGGCATTTTGCAAGGGTTGAGGGGAGGCGTCCCGGTCGACCCGACGCCGGGGCGTGCTGTTGGTCCGGTCAGTATGACCGGCGGTTCCCTCGTTAACGTTCTCGTTAAAGCTGTTCTCTATCTGTGTGCGGACATCATGTGTCCGGTCAAGACCCGAAGAAACCCCCTTTTTTGTCCGGTCAAGGGTCGATTTTTGTCCGGTCAAAGCGTCCTTTGAGTGGACACCGTTATGTCCGGTCAAAGGATGCCGCCAGGTGAGCATTGCAGGTTGCCGTTGTCGGCGGGTCATCGTCAGGTGACCGGCGGCGATCAGCTCGTCGAGGCCCCGCTGGCAATGCCGGGCCGAACAATTACGCAGCGCAGCGACCGCCGCGATCCCAGGGGAGCACGACCCGTCGCGAAACATGAACGCCCCGAGCGCCACCGCGCACAGCTTGGCGTGGTCGCTCAGGGCGCGATCGCGGATAATGGGGAGCGGCACGACGCACAGTCGCCGCTCGTCAGCCATGAGGCATGGGGAATGAAGGGCGCCCCGCCTAACCCTCTCGGTCGCGGTCCTGCCGCGCCGGGGTCGGCGGGAAGGGGCGAGAGACTTAGACGGGGCGCGCTGGCTGCAGCACACTCACACTGACCGCGACGTCGGTGGGTCAGGTGGTGGGCCTGACCCCCAAGGGTAGCGCGCCGGGGCGAGAATCGCAAGTCAGCAGGGTTTCACGTGAAACAACCCCAACGACGTCGGCCCCGACCTTAAGGGGGCCGGGGCCGCGTCCAGGCAACCAGGCGGCAAGGCGCAAGACAATGCCGGGCCGGTTGCAGGGGTCCCGCGGTCGCCCTTTGCGCTCAGCACTTGGGCTGAGGACGTGCCGCGTTTCCGGGGTGCTGGCGGCTGATCCCTGGGACCCGGCTTCTCACCAGCAGGTAGAACCTAGCCGGTCGACCGGGCCGCGCAAGGGTGGACTTGCGCATACTCGGGGTACGCGGTAGCTTCCCCGTACCTCTTTTCTCGGGAGTCTCCGCGATGCTGCAGACCGAACCCCACCCCGATGCGTGGGCGCGCAAGTTTCGGCCCCACTCTATCGCCGTCCTGAATGACGCCATCGCGCTTGCGCGGATTGCCCGGACCGAGCGCGATTCTGAATACCGATTCCGTGTTGCGATTCGGGTGGCACGGGCCGAGCTGCAGCGCGCCCGGCAATTTCGGTGCGAAGCGGTGCTCCCATGAGGGTATTGGTGGCGTGCGAGTTTTCGGGCGTGGTGCGCCGCGCGTTCCGGGCGCGTGGGCATGACGCGTGGAGCTGTGACCTTCTACCGGCCGAGGATGACGATCCGCACCACATTCAAGGGAACGTGCTGTTCTATTTGCACGAAACGAACGCTTATGGTCAATGGCATGGGCCGTGGGACTTGCTGATCGCGTTTCCGCCCTGCACGCATCTCGCGGTGAGCGGCGCGCGCTGGTTTGCGCGCAAGCGCCAAGAGCAGGCGCTGGCGCTCAACTTTGTCGCCGCGCTGCTGGCGGCGAGGATTCCCCGTATCGCGCTGGAAAATCCGGTCGGCGTGATCAGTACCCGGATTCGGAAGCCCGGTCAGATCATCCAGCCGTGGCAGTTCGGGCACGGGGAAACGAAAGCGACCTGCCTGTGGCTGAAAAACCTGCCGCCGCTGGTCCCGACCAATATTGTGGAGGGGCGCGCGCCGCGCGTGCATCACGCCTCCCCCGGCCCCGATCGGTGGAAGGAACGCAGTCGCACCCTGCAGGGGATCGCGGACGCAATGGCGGACCAGTGGGGGTCGGTATGACGCCGACCGAGGCGAGAAAGCTGCAGCCCGGTGACCGGGTAGCATGGAACGATGATCGGGTGGCGCGACAGGACCAGCGTAAGTACGTGGGCATCGTCACCGCGCAATACCCGTTCTCTGTCTCGGTCAAGTGGGACGATGGCACCGCGGGGCAGGTGGATCACGCCAGCTGCATGTACCTGTCGCGGGTGCCCGCATGACCACGCGCCATGAACCCGAGCCTGTACCGCGAATGTGCACGCTCAGGTATCGCGGCGTCGTGCTCGTCCCGGTGCTGGCGCCCCCGTTGGAGGGGTTGCCGTTGGGGAAGGTCGCGATCGTCGTGTCACGGGGCTGGTCGATACGCCGCATCATGGACCTGATAGACGACCTCTTTTTCAATGAGCGGAGCACCAGTGCAACGCAACCCTGAGCGCGAAGCGAAACTCCGGCTGATTCTCACCAGGTACCGCCATGCGTGCGCGCGCATTGCGTCGAAGGCTGACGCCAGCACCGCCGACCGGATCGCGGAGTACGCAGCGGTGCAACGCGACGCGCTGTCCCATATTTATACCGAAATGGGCAAGCGGCGATCGGGGGCCACATGACGGGGCGGTGCTGGGCGTTTCTCGCGCTGGGGGCGATCCTCGTCGCGTTGGCGATCATCTACGGTTGACACCGCACCATGAAAGGGTGACACGTGACCGTCGAGGAACTTGAAGCGGAAGTGTCCCGGTTGCGGCTGCAGAACGCCGACCGACAGAACGTCGAGCGGCAGATGGTCGACCGGCTCGCATTTCTCGCTGAGCGCAACGAGATACTTACCAATCGCCTCGACAGCGATCGAATGGACCTCGCCGCGCTGGGACGGAGTGTTAAGTGGTTGCTCGATTTGGCGAGGCGGGAAGGTGCGCAAATACCGTGAACGACGTCGTAGAGCTGCCCGGTGTCGCGCACCTGCATATCCCGCGGGACATTCTCGCGGAAGCGTATCGCGCGCTCTACCGCTCCGGCATCCCGTTCGTGGTCAGTGAGCGCGCGTACCGGCGGTGGTTCGTCGGCGCCCCCGCCGAAATGTGCAAATACGGGGTGAAGGATGCGCGGCACGCGGTCGATTGCATGTGTCGCGGGTGCGTGGAAAAACTCTGCTTTTTCTACCTCGACCAGGTACGCCGCGATTTCGGGGTGCCGTCGTGAAGGCGCTGGCGTGCTGGTTGACGGGCGTGCCCGCTGCAGTGATGCTGGCGACGGAGTGTGTGATCGCGTACGATCCCGATGCCTACGTGCGCGCGGGCAATAGCGACCCGGCGGGCACCATCCGGGCCGTGCGACAGGTCGGGCTCTCGTTCTTCTGTCTCGCGGTGATGTGCTTCTATGCCTGACGAGCTGCCGTACGACTGGTCCCCCGGATCGGTGCGGATGCAGCAAGACGGCCGGACGCGCAAGGTGCTCGTCATCTTCTGCGGGGAGGGATTGTATCGGGGTATGCTGCGTATCGGGGAAACGACGCTGCAGTATGCCGAGCAGCGGTACGACGAGCGCAAGAAAGATCGGCACTGGCAGGATGCGACCGAGCTGTGGCCGCGCTTCCCGAAGTGGTTGCGGGCCGCGGCGACCGAGACGCTACACTTGGGGGGGGTAAGGGATGGTAACGCCACTGTGGGCGATCGCGATTGCGCTGTGGACGATGATTGCGCTGGTCGTGGCGGGGATCGCGGTGGGGATGATCCGGCTGACGTGGGATAAGCCGGAAGACCTGGGGCAATTCATCGACGCGAGAATTGACGCCCGCCGCCGTTACCGAGCCTCGCACAACGACGACCGGGCAGACGGGTGGAAGGGGCATCCCGAGTGATTGACCCCGAGCTGGTGTGCCCGACGACGCCGAGCCGGGTGCGATGGGTTGGGGGAAGGGTGTGGTACGTCGGCACGCAGGCGAAGGACTTTCACTTGGCGCTTTTGCACGTCCAGAGCTTTTGGGACGGGCGGGCGGAACAGTGGCCGCCGGAAGCGATCTGCGCCTCACTGGCCGCCCAGGGAGTACTCCGCATGGTCTGAGAGTGGGAGAGCCCGGCTACCGTTGCCGGGAAGCAGGACGCTGCGCCCTCTCGCGAAGACAAGAGGATGGGGGCAGAACACAGCGGCGGGCTACTGTAACTGTCAGTCTACACAGTCAATGCCCGCCGTCTGCTTTCCTACCCCGCGGTGCTCAGTTGGGGACGTCTGCCGCCGTCGCGCTCACTTCGATCAGGTGCGTGCCATCGTAGTAGAACACGAACGTGCGGTTGTTGCCGGTGGCGATCGCGGGCACGTTGCCGGTCGTCTTGAAAATCGCGTTCCACGTCCCGGTGCCGAACGCGCCGCCGCTGGTGTTTTCGATCGTGAGGTAGACCAGCTGGCCCGCCAGCAACCCCGTGGGCGCCGCAATGGAGAAGTTGACGGCATCGGTGATGGCGACTTTGGCGATCGCGCCCAGGCCGACGTTCCACGCGACGGGCGTCGCACTCACGTACGCCAACGGCTGCACCAGCTGTTGAATCCCGCCGCCGCTCGCCATGACCAGCGGGCCGTTGAGGGTGAGTCCCCCAAACAGCTCGATCATCCGGGTGACCGCGTTCCATGTTTTGATCAGGTATTCCAGTGCCATGCGCCCCGCCCAGGTGAAAGGTCAGTCGAACTCGTCGAACTCGTCTTCGTCTTCGTCGTCCAGCCCATCGTCGAACGCCTCGTCATCGTCCTCGTCGTCGTCGGGATCATCGAGCAGGTCGCTGGTATCGTCGAACCAGTCGTCGTCATCCTCGTCGTCGAATCGAAACGTCATGCGAGCGCCTTGGCGATCGCGTACGCCGCGGCGGCGAGGATGCCGAGCCCGACGACCACCACCACCGGATCGGGGCCACTGCTCCCCGCATCGTCGCTGGCGGCGGAGTCCACGGCACTGGTATCCGGGGTATCCGTCACGTCGACCGGCTGGGCGTTCTCTTGCGCAAAGAGCTGCGTGAAATACGCCGCGCGCTGCAGGACGTTCGCGACGTACGACTGCAGGTTCCCGGTGATCGCGCTCCCCGCATTGTAGGCGCTCAGCGCTTGCGACCAGTCGCCGCCGTAGCGGTCCAGCTGATTGCGCAGGTACAAGAGCCCAAATTGTGC
Encoded proteins:
- a CDS encoding DNA cytosine methyltransferase, producing the protein MRVLVACEFSGVVRRAFRARGHDAWSCDLLPAEDDDPHHIQGNVLFYLHETNAYGQWHGPWDLLIAFPPCTHLAVSGARWFARKRQEQALALNFVAALLAARIPRIALENPVGVISTRIRKPGQIIQPWQFGHGETKATCLWLKNLPPLVPTNIVEGRAPRVHHASPGPDRWKERSRTLQGIADAMADQWGSV
- a CDS encoding transglycosylase SLT domain-containing protein, which codes for MTTFPNWSQSDYLAAQPALDEWVAIYGLPRDLAYGLVAWESNFKASAFLLDRNGGSIGLTQISLPTASGLGYTGSAQGLYDRDTNAQFGLLYLRNQLDRYGGDWSQALSAYNAGSAITGNLQSYVANVLQRAAYFTQLFAQENAQPVDVTDTPDTSAVDSAASDDAGSSGPDPVVVVVGLGILAAAAYAIAKALA